A window from Schistosoma haematobium chromosome 1, whole genome shotgun sequence encodes these proteins:
- the ARHGEF9_1 gene encoding guanine nucleotide exchange factor 9, variant 3 (EggNog:ENOG4113FUQ~COG:I) — MRTDFLIINNQQPNTHVFHWKSIPHNKEKTRSVPEFVLRCARDNHQPVHLLPEKAPSGSSDCLFKFDHKMFGSVDKVQPVALKVNRIFPIKLVSQLFSFGYIHHSVNFSE; from the exons ATGAGGActgattttttaattattaataatcaacAGCCGAATACACATGTCTTCCATTGGAAGTCAATTCCACATAACAAAGAAAAGACTCGTTCCGTTCCTGAATTCGTCCTTCGGTGTGCACGAG ACAATCATCAACCTGTTCATCTACTTCCTGAAAAAGCACCATCTGGTTCTTCTGACTGCCTTTTCAAGTTTGATCACAAGATGTTTGGTTCAGTGGATAAAGTACAACCT GTGGCGCTTAAGGTTAATCGAATCTTTCCTATTAAATTAGTAAGTCAACTGTTTTCATTTGGTTATATTCACCATTCCGTCAATTTTTCCGAGTAA